From Solibacillus isronensis, the proteins below share one genomic window:
- the recQ gene encoding DNA helicase RecQ, translating to MISLALQHLKTNFGYDSFRPGQTQIIDNVLNNNDTLVIMPTGGGKSLCYQIPALCMEGTTLVISPLISLMKDQVDMLVSSGISAAYINSSLSYEEVQDVMYGVQSGKIKLLYIAPERLENERFCMELSQINVPLLAIDEAHCISQWGHDFRPSYRSIQQLLHLWKKKPTVIALTATATEEVSADIQQLLSIEKENTFITGFARENLSFSVLLGENKETYIKKYVKANENEAGIIYAATRKSVESVYEMLNKAGFAVAKYHGGMFEEDRTYEQNRFLNDEVQIMVATNAFGMGINKTNVRYVLHYNMPRNMESYYQEAGRAGRDGLDSECILLYSSSDEQTQRFLIDQAQDRSRIPFELQKLHAMIDYCHTERCLQSYIIEYFGDEAGQDCGRCANCTDNRPQLDVTTDAQKVLSCIVRMGQKFGKQLTASVLAGSRSKKVLEFNFQKLPTYGILRAMNAKEIANFIEFLISEKLIVVNNGQFPTLSISDAGKEVLLGQKKVLRKEARIIESTVEPNDPLFETLRKIRKEIADREKVPPFVVFSDKSLKDMCVRKPKNSTQFLEVSGVGESKLEKYGKTFIEAIVANS from the coding sequence ATGATTTCACTAGCATTACAACATTTAAAAACTAATTTTGGTTATGACTCTTTCCGTCCTGGTCAAACCCAAATTATCGATAACGTATTAAATAACAACGATACGCTTGTTATTATGCCAACAGGGGGCGGGAAATCCCTTTGCTATCAGATTCCAGCACTGTGTATGGAAGGAACGACACTTGTTATTTCACCATTGATCTCTCTTATGAAAGACCAGGTAGATATGCTTGTATCCAGTGGAATTTCAGCGGCTTATATTAATAGTTCACTAAGCTATGAAGAAGTGCAGGACGTTATGTATGGTGTCCAAAGCGGTAAAATCAAATTGCTTTACATTGCACCGGAACGTCTCGAAAATGAGCGCTTTTGTATGGAACTTTCTCAAATAAATGTACCACTCTTGGCAATTGATGAAGCACATTGTATATCTCAGTGGGGGCATGATTTTCGACCAAGTTACCGTTCTATCCAGCAACTGCTGCATTTATGGAAAAAGAAACCGACCGTTATTGCATTGACGGCAACGGCTACTGAAGAGGTAAGTGCAGACATCCAACAGCTTCTTTCCATCGAAAAAGAAAATACATTTATTACTGGTTTCGCACGTGAAAATTTATCATTTTCGGTTTTACTTGGAGAAAACAAAGAAACCTATATAAAAAAATATGTGAAAGCAAATGAAAATGAAGCAGGGATTATATACGCAGCAACCCGAAAATCAGTGGAATCCGTCTATGAAATGCTGAACAAAGCCGGTTTTGCAGTAGCAAAATATCATGGTGGTATGTTTGAAGAAGACCGTACATATGAACAAAATCGCTTTTTAAATGATGAAGTTCAAATAATGGTCGCAACAAATGCTTTTGGGATGGGGATCAATAAAACAAATGTACGCTATGTGCTTCATTACAATATGCCTCGTAATATGGAGAGCTATTATCAGGAGGCAGGCCGTGCAGGGCGTGATGGACTGGATAGTGAGTGTATATTGCTTTACAGCTCTTCCGACGAACAAACACAGCGTTTCTTAATCGATCAGGCACAAGATCGCTCTCGCATTCCTTTTGAACTGCAAAAGCTGCATGCGATGATTGATTACTGTCATACAGAGCGCTGTTTACAAAGTTATATTATTGAATATTTTGGTGACGAGGCAGGTCAAGATTGCGGCAGATGTGCGAATTGCACAGATAACCGTCCGCAGCTGGATGTAACAACAGATGCACAGAAAGTATTGTCCTGTATCGTCCGAATGGGTCAAAAATTCGGTAAACAATTAACCGCTTCAGTATTGGCTGGCTCGCGCAGTAAGAAAGTACTTGAATTTAATTTTCAAAAGTTGCCGACATATGGCATTTTGCGTGCAATGAATGCGAAAGAGATTGCCAATTTTATCGAGTTTTTAATTTCAGAAAAACTGATTGTCGTAAATAATGGGCAGTTCCCGACGTTATCCATTTCTGATGCAGGAAAAGAAGTACTGCTTGGTCAAAAAAAGGTTTTGCGTAAAGAAGCACGCATTATTGAATCTACAGTAGAGCCAAACGATCCTCTATTTGAAACTCTTCGTAAAATACGAAAAGAAATTGCCGATCGTGAGAAAGTTCCACCTTTTGTTGTTTTCTCAGATAAATCATTAAAAGATATGTGTGTCCGTAAACCTAAAAACAGTACACAATTTTTAGAGGTAAGCGGTGTCGGGGAGAGCAAATTGGAGAAGTATGGTAAAACTTTTATTGAGGCGATTGTTGCAAATTCATAA
- a CDS encoding helix-turn-helix domain-containing protein — MNILGERIKKLRKQKKLTQTELVGERLTKGMLSLIENGKAQPSMESLRFIATRLNVDVDYLLDDGTLTMLRNLYTTIEEDVERRKLIRDPKELQSLTIKIIEKIEPYLSEIQGTNYEQIRLREVYFLMNRTINKAKSLDEYWKFIDQYEEIHAYSRMLRCYFYLCQAAIDQRNYNETLAILKQGEKRIEPYELMMDPMVILDLYYNLTISYSAADDIRMSEHYLQKALNMAKKKQIFYRMDRFYHLLFIQSIANEDINKSKEYIEKLMLLSEFADDPAISVRYLYSKLHYMNIVEKNYAQIVPEINHYKTKLKDYLFLFKNPIFIGEEMYAEFKLQNYSKALQIGTALTIPDYLHHPIDLAKYYQFFAVRALASYYENDAVAAKRDIIFAKNGVEDFPETIYKKFIYKAFNEIFI; from the coding sequence TTGAATATACTAGGTGAACGCATCAAAAAGCTGAGGAAACAGAAAAAATTAACTCAAACCGAGTTAGTGGGGGAACGTTTAACGAAAGGTATGCTAAGTTTAATTGAGAACGGTAAAGCACAACCGTCAATGGAAAGTCTACGTTTTATTGCCACAAGATTAAATGTCGATGTCGATTATCTTCTGGATGACGGGACACTTACAATGCTCAGAAACTTGTACACTACAATCGAAGAAGATGTAGAGCGAAGAAAGCTCATACGCGACCCTAAAGAGCTTCAATCACTTACGATTAAAATAATCGAAAAAATTGAACCTTATTTATCGGAAATTCAAGGCACGAACTATGAACAAATTCGTTTAAGAGAAGTTTATTTTTTAATGAATCGTACAATTAACAAGGCCAAATCACTCGACGAATATTGGAAGTTTATCGATCAGTACGAAGAAATCCATGCATATAGTCGAATGCTTCGTTGTTATTTTTATTTATGCCAGGCTGCGATCGATCAGCGGAATTACAATGAAACATTAGCTATTTTAAAGCAAGGTGAAAAACGTATCGAACCATATGAGCTAATGATGGACCCTATGGTAATCCTTGATTTGTACTATAATTTAACAATTTCCTATTCAGCAGCGGATGATATTAGAATGTCTGAACACTATTTACAAAAGGCATTAAACATGGCTAAAAAGAAGCAAATATTTTATCGTATGGACCGCTTTTATCATTTGTTATTTATTCAATCGATTGCGAATGAGGATATTAACAAGAGTAAAGAGTACATAGAAAAATTAATGCTTTTATCGGAGTTTGCTGATGATCCAGCGATATCGGTACGTTATTTATACAGCAAGCTGCATTATATGAACATTGTTGAAAAGAACTACGCACAAATCGTTCCGGAAATTAATCATTATAAAACAAAACTGAAGGATTACTTATTTTTATTTAAAAATCCTATCTTCATCGGTGAAGAGATGTATGCGGAATTTAAATTACAAAACTACTCGAAAGCACTCCAAATCGGTACTGCTTTAACCATTCCTGACTACTTACACCATCCCATTGATTTGGCTAAATATTATCAGTTCTTTGCTGTACGGGCATTAGCTTCATACTATGAAAATGATGCAGTAGCCGCAAAACGTGATATCATTTTTGCGAAAAATGGTGTAGAGGACTTTCCCGAGACAATTTACAAGAAATTTATTTACAAAGCTTTCAATGAAATATTCATTTAA
- the msrA gene encoding peptide-methionine (S)-S-oxide reductase MsrA — MEKATFAGGCFWCMVKPFDQWEGIEKVTSGYMGGHVENPTYEDVKRGDTGHVEVVEIEFNPEIFSYEKLLDIYWMQIDPTDAGGQFHDRGESYKTVIFTHSDEQYAAAMQSKQNLAESGRFKKPIVTEIKQAETFWPAEGYHQDYYKKEESHYQEDRAKSGRDEFIDAHWKES, encoded by the coding sequence ATGGAGAAGGCAACATTTGCAGGTGGGTGTTTTTGGTGTATGGTCAAACCTTTTGATCAATGGGAAGGCATCGAAAAAGTAACGAGCGGTTATATGGGTGGACATGTGGAAAACCCTACATATGAAGATGTAAAACGTGGAGACACTGGACATGTGGAAGTTGTCGAGATTGAATTTAACCCGGAGATTTTCAGCTATGAAAAACTATTGGATATATACTGGATGCAAATTGATCCGACAGATGCTGGCGGTCAGTTCCACGATCGCGGTGAGTCTTACAAAACAGTGATTTTTACACATAGTGATGAACAGTATGCGGCGGCAATGCAGTCGAAGCAAAATTTGGCGGAAAGTGGACGATTTAAAAAGCCGATTGTAACTGAAATTAAACAGGCAGAAACTTTTTGGCCAGCGGAAGGTTACCATCAGGATTATTACAAAAAAGAAGAATCACATTATCAAGAAGACCGTGCAAAATCCGGGCGCGATGAGTTTATTGATGCTCACTGGAAAGAAAGCTAA
- a CDS encoding LCP family protein, with the protein MEEQTRQTRYRKRKMRKGRLLFVVVFLLLLSVIGYSYVQYNKGKNLASDKKIEVEGFEPNDNHPTIENYLILGVDTRGEEKSRSDTMMLLSWNRKTNDMKLVSFMRDIYADIPGYQSYKLNTAYYLGGVPLLQETLNNMFDIPIHHYAMIDFKSFETLIDILAPNGIEMDVEKDMGGLIYVEIKKGIQNLNGKELLGYARFRSDAEGDFGRVARQQKVIEALKDQLFSPKNVANIPKFIGATQGYITTDLTSKDQLTTALKAVSGGEINVEKMTIPAEGTYKINKYRHAGEVLEIDIAKNSQILHDFLNLNE; encoded by the coding sequence ATGGAAGAACAGACGCGACAAACGCGCTATCGAAAGAGAAAAATGCGTAAAGGGCGATTACTATTCGTAGTTGTATTTCTTTTACTTTTAAGTGTAATTGGATATAGCTATGTACAATATAATAAGGGGAAGAACTTGGCTAGCGATAAAAAAATTGAAGTAGAAGGTTTTGAACCAAATGATAATCACCCGACTATAGAAAATTATTTAATCTTAGGTGTTGATACTCGAGGGGAGGAAAAATCGCGTTCCGATACGATGATGCTTCTTTCCTGGAACAGAAAAACAAATGATATGAAGCTCGTATCATTTATGCGTGATATTTATGCGGACATACCTGGTTATCAATCATATAAACTGAATACGGCCTATTATTTAGGCGGGGTACCGTTACTTCAGGAAACGTTAAATAATATGTTCGATATACCAATCCATCATTATGCAATGATTGATTTTAAAAGCTTTGAAACATTAATTGATATTTTAGCTCCAAACGGTATTGAAATGGATGTGGAAAAAGATATGGGCGGATTAATCTATGTGGAAATTAAAAAAGGCATTCAAAACCTGAACGGTAAAGAACTGCTCGGCTATGCCCGTTTCCGAAGTGATGCTGAAGGTGATTTTGGACGTGTGGCACGTCAGCAAAAGGTAATTGAAGCTCTAAAGGATCAGCTATTTTCACCGAAAAACGTAGCGAATATCCCTAAATTCATTGGTGCTACTCAAGGTTACATTACGACAGATTTAACAAGTAAAGACCAGCTGACAACTGCATTAAAAGCCGTGTCTGGCGGTGAAATCAATGTTGAAAAAATGACGATTCCAGCAGAGGGTACTTACAAAATTAACAAGTACCGACATGCAGGGGAAGTACTGGAAATCGATATAGCGAAAAATTCGCAAATTTTACATGATTTTTTAAATTTAAACGAGTAA
- a CDS encoding AI-2E family transporter: MNKMNSLPQETSKFFSSKFIRFLGGKNLLFLLVIILLVGCTVFVYDKISFIFEPLHVLFEVIILPGVLGAILFYLLRPPLKLLVRWKVPRALAILILYIIVIALITLLVLLVFPFLRDQFTNLVQEFPVVLMALANDLLAFLNNSHFSEYFEKINFDYNQILTDFTDSFITTVKVTLGSLATGVASGITGFLSTVTGIILSLVIVPFITFYLLYEGDKMPRFILLLFPPRMRERIGDVLHDMDKQISSYIQGQILVSFCIGVMMTIGFLIIGMPYALLLGFLAMITSVVPYLGPAIAATPAAIIAIVNSPWLLVKLAIVWTIVQLIEGKFISPQIMGKSLSIHPITIIFVLLTAGSLFGVPGVVLGIPGYALIKVLISHTYRIFKLRYNRFQSDETNLYEELK, from the coding sequence ATGAATAAAATGAATTCATTACCCCAGGAAACGTCTAAATTTTTCTCTTCTAAATTTATTCGATTTTTAGGTGGTAAAAATTTATTATTCTTATTAGTGATCATCTTATTGGTTGGCTGTACGGTATTCGTGTACGATAAAATTTCCTTTATATTCGAGCCGTTACATGTATTATTTGAAGTCATCATATTGCCTGGTGTACTAGGGGCCATCTTGTTTTACTTATTACGCCCGCCATTGAAGCTTTTAGTGAGATGGAAAGTGCCGCGTGCATTGGCGATTCTAATTTTGTATATTATAGTAATTGCCTTGATCACGTTACTTGTGTTACTTGTTTTTCCGTTTTTACGTGATCAGTTTACAAACTTAGTGCAAGAATTCCCTGTAGTTTTAATGGCTCTTGCAAATGATTTATTAGCATTTTTAAATAACTCTCATTTCAGTGAGTATTTCGAAAAAATTAACTTTGACTACAATCAGATTCTAACGGACTTTACAGATAGTTTTATTACAACGGTAAAAGTAACGTTAGGTAGTTTAGCTACTGGTGTAGCCTCTGGGATAACAGGTTTCCTATCAACTGTTACAGGCATCATTTTATCGCTGGTCATTGTGCCGTTTATTACATTTTATTTATTATATGAGGGCGATAAAATGCCGCGCTTCATCTTACTTCTATTCCCACCGCGTATGCGTGAGCGAATTGGAGATGTATTGCATGATATGGACAAGCAAATTAGCTCCTACATACAAGGCCAGATTTTAGTATCGTTTTGTATTGGTGTCATGATGACAATCGGCTTTTTAATTATCGGAATGCCGTACGCTTTATTACTTGGCTTCCTGGCAATGATCACAAGTGTTGTTCCATATTTGGGACCCGCCATTGCAGCTACACCTGCTGCAATTATCGCGATTGTGAATTCACCATGGCTGTTAGTAAAGTTAGCTATTGTATGGACAATTGTACAATTAATAGAAGGGAAGTTTATATCCCCTCAGATTATGGGTAAATCATTAAGTATCCATCCTATTACAATTATTTTTGTATTATTAACAGCTGGCTCTTTATTTGGAGTCCCTGGTGTCGTGCTAGGTATTCCTGGTTATGCTTTAATAAAAGTGCTCATTTCACATACTTATCGAATCTTTAAACTGCGTTACAACCGTTTTCAGTCAGACGAGACGAATTTGTATGAAGAATTGAAATAA
- a CDS encoding cysteine synthase: MLSKWLTSLEENGVKVETVIEKTELVEGDILNGSVYVTSHTEDEEDKIDYISLLVLCEELDGELSIVGKHSFQLVGGIRSKDGEIIPFEIIPDERWVCGKDEQLILQTTVVFLDGMEIEEKGVISYSAIE, translated from the coding sequence ATGTTAAGCAAATGGCTAACATCATTAGAAGAGAATGGCGTGAAGGTTGAGACCGTCATTGAAAAGACAGAGCTTGTTGAAGGAGATATATTAAATGGTTCTGTTTATGTGACATCACATACAGAGGATGAAGAGGATAAAATCGATTACATTTCATTACTAGTACTTTGTGAAGAATTGGATGGCGAATTATCCATTGTCGGCAAACACTCGTTTCAGTTAGTTGGCGGGATTCGATCAAAAGATGGTGAAATTATTCCATTTGAGATTATTCCAGACGAACGCTGGGTATGCGGTAAAGATGAGCAACTCATCTTGCAAACGACCGTTGTATTTTTAGATGGTATGGAAATCGAAGAAAAAGGTGTTATATCGTATAGCGCCATTGAATAA